A region of the Candidatus Binatia bacterium genome:
ATCAGCTTCGGGTCGCCACTAATGATGGAGTTCGCCTGCTGCTCGTGCGGCAAGCGAATGTTCACGCCAAAGCTGCGCTCGCGCCCCGCGCCGCGCTGGCAAGCCTCCATGATCCCACCACCGGCACCGGTGATGACCATGTATCCACAGTCGGCAATCCGCCGCGCAAACTCTTCCGCCAAGCGAAACACGGGGTCACCGGCTTTGACCCTTGCGGAACCGAAGGTGCTGACCTTCTTGATGTGGCGGTACGGAGCAAAAAGCTTGAACCCCTCGCGCATCTCGCGCAAGGCGCCCGCCGCAATTTTCAGGTCGGGAATGCTGGCTTTATCCTCCGCCAGTTGCTCCACAGTGGTTCGCAACTGACGGATTAAATCTTCCGCAGTGATGCGCGCCATGGCAGAGCTCTGCCATAACGGCAAGGAGCCCGCCATACAACGCAATCTTTCCGCCAAGGGCTGCGAGGCGTGCGACTGAATCCTCTCTGGTTGCCTGGTCGTGGGATCCGGCCCGCGCAGAGCGCACGGGGCTGGTTTACAGCGCGAGAATCCCCGTCGAGGTGCAGCCTCCCGGTTTCATTGCAAGCACGCCTCAAAGTAGCGACGGGTCTCCGCATCCTCGAACCACAAGTACACCCCATAGATCCCACGCGTGAGGAGAATGCGGTAACCCTGTAACAGCGCAGAGCGGAGCTGGTCGAGTGCAGGTTGATTCCGCCGCCGTGCCAAGCTCAGGCTACGGCTCAAACCAGTTTCGTGGACATGGTTTAAATCCACGCTCCAGCCTCCGCTACGAAATTTTACGTCGCCCAGCCACAAGACACCGACCCAGTCGAAGTCGAAGCCACGGACAGCATAGGGGCAACCCACCTCACACAATGGGTCTTCGTGAATCGGAGAGCCCGGTGGCCCCTGAACAAACCACGTGTAATCGCGCGTGGCCTGCGGTACGTAATTCCAAATCTTCGTCCAAACGTGCCGTCTCCCTGCGCGCTCATACGGGATGACAAAATCCTGCTGGTGAGGCGGCAGGCGATGCGGATGCGGGTTGTCGCGTGTTTTCCATTCCCGCGCGTAGCTAGCCAGCAAGCGAACCGAGCGGTGGTGTTGTTGTCGCGTTCGAAGCGCTTCTTCCATTTCCGCCGGGTCATCGAACACGCGGAAATCCAAGGCTAGACGCCAGCGAGAAGCTAGACGCCGCGCCTCAGCCGGATCGCCTCCCCTAAGCACCAATTCGAGCCAATCGACATAGTCCTTCGATCCACCACAGCGGAACTGCGCGTCTTCCAAACTCAGGCGAGTTACCGAGGCTCCGAGTTCTCTCGCCCACCGTTCCAGGTCGGGAATCGAGGTATTCTCCCGGTCACGGAACCCTTGTGAGGGATCCAAAAGAAAGATGGCCACCTTCGAACAGCGAATGATGTGATATCCGAGCGGACCCAGGGTTGGGGCGAATCCGAATTGCCCGCGCCCAGCGACCTGCTCGGGGTTGATGAGCGCGTGCGCTTCGTCAACGATGGACACGGCGTACTGCTCATCGCGTGCGCCGTCTTGAAAAGGCACCCCTAAATTGCGCAGATGCTCCAGGTTTTCTCGCCATTTTTCCGCCGATTTTAAAAACCCTTCGCCGTACCGCCGGCGCTGCCGCCCCACTTCAGTCGTCGAGAGAGGCACAAAGCTGCTCGCAGCTTTCACCACTCCTGAAGCTGCGCTCACTCCGGTCGCCCGCCGCAACAGAGCACGCCAATTCGTCGTTTGGCTCGTCGAGGTAGTCACTAAAACTACTTCACCTTCCCGCCAACGTTCTTGCAAAAACGTGGCCCACAGCTTTGCTGCAATGACTGACTTCCCCGACCCGGGCGGGCCCTCGATGATGATCACCCGCTTTGTCCCCGGCCTGTTGCCAGTGATCAGAGCTTCTTGCACCACGGCGCGCGTGCGGATGAAGGCATACTGTTGTTTGTCCAACAACACGAGCGGAGCGGCGTTGGCGCTCAGGAGCTGTTCCGCCATGGCAGCTACAAAAGACCGCACCTGACGATATGTCCCCTGGACAAAGTCAATCGCAAACTGTTCGGAAGGAGTCGTCAGCATTCCGCGCAAAAAACCAACGAATTCCGAGGCGCGCGGGTACGGAGCCACCGCAAAGCATGGAAACTCACGCACCAACCTATCGTTCGGGGCGCTCTGGTAGATCGGATTGACGTAATCCTCCTCGGTGAAGAGAACGCAGCCGGAGACGGATGCCTCATACTGTTGAACTGCGGAGTGAAAAGAGCGGCAGTACTCCACGTAGCCTCGAACTTGCTCGGACGGGTGTAGGCAAAGGTTCCCTCGATGCAGCACGAGCCCGGGCGCAGGCCCTGGTCGGTCGCCCCAGGTTGACCAATCCTTTAACTCGACAATAACCGCCTGCGGCGTTTCACGCTTCC
Encoded here:
- a CDS encoding DUF2075 domain-containing protein — translated: MLFSVMEFCEKVQRDLPSLVSELQERTGREGPEERRAWEQSLPKLAGILRGEPELGGIHVFFPGTTAVTLEYRLPAASAWCDAVLLGKRETPQAVIVELKDWSTWGDRPGPAPGLVLHRGNLCLHPSEQVRGYVEYCRSFHSAVQQYEASVSGCVLFTEEDYVNPIYQSAPNDRLVREFPCFAVAPYPRASEFVGFLRGMLTTPSEQFAIDFVQGTYRQVRSFVAAMAEQLLSANAAPLVLLDKQQYAFIRTRAVVQEALITGNRPGTKRVIIIEGPPGSGKSVIAAKLWATFLQERWREGEVVLVTTSTSQTTNWRALLRRATGVSAASGVVKAASSFVPLSTTEVGRQRRRYGEGFLKSAEKWRENLEHLRNLGVPFQDGARDEQYAVSIVDEAHALINPEQVAGRGQFGFAPTLGPLGYHIIRCSKVAIFLLDPSQGFRDRENTSIPDLERWARELGASVTRLSLEDAQFRCGGSKDYVDWLELVLRGGDPAEARRLASRWRLALDFRVFDDPAEMEEALRTRQQHHRSVRLLASYAREWKTRDNPHPHRLPPHQQDFVIPYERAGRRHVWTKIWNYVPQATRDYTWFVQGPPGSPIHEDPLCEVGCPYAVRGFDFDWVGVLWLGDVKFRSGGWSVDLNHVHETGLSRSLSLARRRNQPALDQLRSALLQGYRILLTRGIYGVYLWFEDAETRRYFEACLQ